From Nitrosopumilus zosterae, the proteins below share one genomic window:
- the trpA gene encoding tryptophan synthase subunit alpha, with product MSKIKEKFAELEKKNQKALVSYIMAGFPDEKATISTVRGLVKGGADIIELGFPFSDPLADGPVIQNASTVSLQKGAKINKFFTLVKKIRKETNIPLVLMTYTNILYHKGYSKFIKDAKNAGIDGFILPDMSIEESKEYTHAAKNNADTVFLISPNTTKKRIEKISKASTGFLYLVAVYGTTGIKTGIKNYTLKAIKDVKKQTGGKIPIGVGFGVSTPDDVRKYIDAGADAVIVGSAYLKLIENTPQNKLESKIAAFTKKLKKQTIPK from the coding sequence ATGTCAAAGATTAAAGAAAAATTTGCGGAATTAGAGAAGAAAAATCAGAAAGCCTTGGTGTCATATATTATGGCAGGATTTCCTGATGAAAAGGCCACAATTTCAACAGTAAGAGGCCTTGTCAAAGGTGGAGCAGACATCATAGAGTTAGGATTTCCGTTTTCAGATCCTCTAGCTGACGGGCCCGTCATTCAGAATGCAAGTACTGTATCGCTTCAAAAAGGAGCTAAAATAAATAAATTTTTTACACTTGTTAAAAAAATAAGAAAAGAGACAAACATACCACTAGTGCTAATGACATATACAAATATTTTGTATCATAAAGGATATTCAAAATTTATCAAAGATGCAAAAAATGCAGGAATTGACGGATTCATTCTTCCGGACATGTCAATTGAAGAATCAAAAGAATACACACATGCTGCCAAAAACAATGCAGACACAGTATTTTTGATTTCTCCAAACACTACAAAAAAAAGAATAGAAAAGATTTCAAAAGCATCTACAGGATTTTTGTATCTTGTAGCAGTTTATGGTACAACGGGTATCAAAACAGGGATAAAAAATTATACACTAAAAGCAATTAAAGATGTTAAAAAACAAACAGGCGGTAAAATTCCCATAGGGGTTGGATTTGGAGTTTCAACACCAGATGATGTGAGAAAATACATCGACGCAGGTGCAGACGCAGTAATTGTTGGTAGTGCATATTTGAAATTAATTGAAAATACTCCTCAAAACAAATTAGAATCAAAGATAGCAGCATTTACAAAAAAGCTCAAAAAACAAACAATTCCCAAATAA
- the trpB gene encoding tryptophan synthase subunit beta — protein sequence MKYPKNGKFGEFGGKYIPETLVPAIEELEENYLKFKNDKNFKKELDYYLKVYAGRPTPLYYAKNLSEKLGGAKIYLKREDLLHGGAHKINNTLGQALLAKKMNKKRIIAETGAGQHGVATAMACAALGMNAEVYMGYKDTIRQKLNVFRMDLLGAKVHPVKSGSKTLKDAINEAIRDWITNVETTYYLLGSAVGPHPYPVMVRDFQSVIGTEIKTQMKKISNKTPDSVIACVGGGSNAIGTFYPLVDTNAEIIGVEAAGHGLKSKMHSATLSAGSKGVLHGMMTYLLQDEEGQITETHSISAGLDYPGVGPEHSYYKDTKRIKYHSATDVEVIDAFLTLTRTEGIIPALESAHAIAEAIKVARKGKRSESIVVTLSGRGDKDVEEVQKYLNKNKKTHTK from the coding sequence TTGAAATATCCTAAAAATGGCAAATTTGGAGAATTTGGTGGGAAATACATCCCAGAGACACTTGTTCCAGCAATTGAGGAATTAGAAGAAAACTATCTCAAATTCAAAAATGATAAAAATTTCAAAAAAGAATTAGACTATTATCTAAAAGTGTATGCAGGACGTCCAACGCCATTATACTATGCAAAAAATTTATCAGAAAAACTAGGAGGTGCAAAAATCTATCTAAAAAGAGAAGACTTGTTGCACGGAGGAGCCCACAAGATCAATAACACTTTGGGTCAAGCACTACTAGCAAAAAAAATGAACAAAAAAAGAATCATTGCCGAAACGGGGGCGGGACAACACGGTGTCGCAACAGCTATGGCTTGTGCGGCTTTGGGAATGAATGCAGAAGTGTACATGGGATACAAGGACACCATACGTCAAAAGCTTAATGTGTTTAGAATGGATTTGTTAGGTGCAAAGGTACATCCTGTAAAATCTGGATCAAAGACACTCAAAGATGCCATCAATGAGGCAATTCGCGACTGGATTACGAACGTAGAGACAACATATTATCTTCTTGGCTCAGCTGTTGGCCCACACCCATATCCGGTAATGGTAAGAGACTTTCAAAGTGTGATTGGTACAGAAATCAAAACCCAAATGAAAAAAATCAGCAACAAAACACCAGACAGTGTAATTGCATGTGTTGGAGGAGGCTCCAATGCAATAGGAACCTTTTATCCACTTGTAGATACAAATGCAGAGATCATCGGTGTTGAGGCAGCAGGTCATGGACTAAAATCAAAAATGCATTCAGCAACACTATCAGCAGGTTCGAAAGGAGTACTACATGGTATGATGACATATCTACTTCAAGATGAAGAGGGGCAGATTACTGAGACACACAGTATTTCAGCAGGACTAGATTATCCGGGTGTTGGACCTGAGCATTCATACTATAAAGATACCAAGAGAATAAAATATCATTCAGCAACAGATGTCGAAGTAATTGATGCATTCTTAACGCTTACAAGAACAGAAGGGATAATCCCAGCTCTTGAATCAGCTCATGCCATAGCTGAGGCAATCAAAGTAGCTAGAAAAGGAAAGAGATCAGAATCAATCGTAGTGACACTTTCTGGAAGAGGCGATAAAGACGTAGAAGAAGTGCAAAAATATCTAAATAAAAATAAAAAAACGCATACCAAATAA
- a CDS encoding indole-3-glycerol phosphate synthase TrpC, whose product MAENILRKLVNNSQMAIDDGIYDIDAKLQKSSKDFVHIIKTNPHATLLTEIKFASPSLGKIRTTSDPVSIANQMIAGGAKALSILTQPHLFNGSPEFFMKVRQAFDVPLLMKDIMIDKIQIDAAKKIGADYMLVIQSLFDQKFLKDIDEFISYGHKQGLEILLEVHTKDEFENALKTDADIIGINNRNLDTLEIDIKTTEYVLKGYEKSRIILSESGIETPEDINYLKKCGADAFLIGSSIMKSDNIQEQVKKLVNAY is encoded by the coding sequence ATGGCAGAAAACATCCTTAGAAAATTAGTAAATAATTCTCAGATGGCAATCGATGATGGAATATACGATATTGATGCAAAACTGCAAAAATCAAGTAAAGATTTCGTGCACATAATTAAAACAAATCCTCATGCTACACTCCTAACTGAAATTAAATTTGCATCACCGTCACTTGGAAAGATTAGAACAACATCAGATCCTGTAAGCATTGCAAACCAGATGATTGCAGGAGGCGCCAAAGCATTGTCAATTTTAACTCAACCCCACCTATTCAATGGCTCCCCTGAATTTTTCATGAAAGTGAGACAAGCATTTGATGTGCCATTATTAATGAAAGACATCATGATTGATAAAATTCAGATTGACGCAGCAAAAAAGATAGGTGCAGACTACATGCTAGTGATTCAATCATTATTTGATCAGAAATTCCTCAAAGATATTGATGAGTTCATCAGTTATGGGCACAAACAAGGATTGGAAATTTTACTCGAAGTCCACACAAAGGATGAATTTGAAAATGCCCTAAAGACAGATGCAGACATCATTGGAATTAATAATAGAAATCTAGACACATTGGAGATCGATATCAAAACTACAGAATATGTCCTAAAAGGATACGAGAAATCAAGAATAATTCTATCTGAAAGTGGAATTGAAACACCAGAAGATATCAATTATCTCAAAAAATGCGGTGCAGATGCATTTCTAATCGGTTCAAGCATAATGAAAAGCGACAACATTCAAGAACAGGTAAAAAAATTGGTGAATGCATATTGA
- the trpD gene encoding anthranilate phosphoribosyltransferase: MISEIIAKLQQKTDLNYDEMNSVMTDILSGKTDDEQNTEFLSCLAEKGETDDELLGMLDKMQEFSLKVQTKNRGTIIDMCGTGGDKIRTFNVSTTASFVVAAAGGIVAKHGNRSSSGISGSADIFEYFGYDLNLEPAQISEILLKHNICFMFAQKFHPAMKHVSKVRKQLGRRTAFNLLGPLSNPAGVKNQLIGVSSIEYLDRLPAILKRKGSQNIMTVRSDDGMDEFSTSAANRVCILRNNKVLMNVIDPVVVGLHKSRLEDIQIKTKEEAIKSFVGVLNNTATQAMIETTALNAAGGLIVADIANNFEEGVDIALNTIKDGKAFSLLEKFVADTGDISKLNELV, translated from the coding sequence ATGATTTCAGAGATCATTGCAAAACTTCAACAAAAAACTGATCTAAATTATGATGAGATGAATTCGGTCATGACAGATATTCTATCAGGAAAAACAGATGATGAACAAAATACAGAATTTTTATCATGTCTTGCAGAAAAAGGAGAGACAGATGATGAGTTATTAGGGATGCTCGATAAAATGCAAGAGTTTTCACTCAAGGTCCAAACAAAAAACAGAGGAACAATAATCGACATGTGTGGCACTGGAGGAGATAAGATTCGGACGTTTAACGTGTCAACTACCGCATCGTTTGTTGTAGCAGCTGCAGGCGGAATCGTTGCAAAACATGGAAATCGTTCAAGCTCCGGAATTTCAGGAAGTGCAGACATTTTTGAATATTTTGGATATGATTTGAACCTAGAACCTGCACAAATTTCAGAAATTTTGCTAAAGCACAACATTTGTTTTATGTTTGCACAAAAATTTCACCCTGCAATGAAGCATGTGTCCAAAGTAAGAAAACAACTAGGAAGAAGAACTGCATTTAATTTGCTAGGACCGCTATCAAATCCTGCAGGAGTTAAAAATCAACTAATAGGAGTATCATCAATAGAATATCTTGACAGACTACCTGCAATTTTGAAAAGAAAGGGGTCACAAAACATCATGACAGTACGTTCCGATGATGGAATGGACGAATTTTCCACAAGTGCTGCCAACAGAGTATGTATTTTGAGAAATAACAAAGTGTTGATGAATGTAATTGATCCAGTGGTGGTGGGACTGCACAAATCAAGACTTGAAGACATACAAATCAAGACAAAGGAAGAAGCCATAAAATCATTTGTGGGGGTTCTCAACAATACAGCAACCCAAGCTATGATTGAGACTACGGCATTAAATGCAGCTGGCGGGTTAATCGTTGCTGATATTGCCAATAATTTCGAGGAAGGAGTAGACATTGCATTAAATACAATTAAAGACGGCAAAGCATTTTCATTGCTAGAGAAATTTGTTGCAGATACAGGAGACATTTCAAAATTAAATGAGTTGGTATAA
- a CDS encoding anthranilate synthase component II, whose translation MKFLIIDNYDSFVYNIAQYLGELGVDCEVIRNDKITLDQIKQNNYDGIIISPGPGTPEDKKYFGVCSDVIKNIGPTTPILGVCLGHQGIIHAFGGKVTNAGCVRHGKTSPVKHTNSGLFLNVKNPFRATRYHSLVGDKTKIPDDLEVTATADDDGEVMAITHKKYLIQGVQFHPESIMTENGKKILENFISQVKEKKSRSK comes from the coding sequence ATGAAATTTCTAATCATTGACAACTATGATTCATTTGTATATAACATTGCACAGTATCTAGGAGAATTAGGAGTTGACTGTGAAGTCATACGAAATGACAAGATTACACTAGATCAGATTAAACAAAATAATTATGATGGAATAATAATTTCTCCAGGTCCAGGAACACCTGAAGATAAAAAATATTTTGGTGTTTGCTCAGATGTCATTAAAAATATTGGTCCAACCACACCAATTCTGGGAGTTTGTTTAGGGCATCAGGGAATTATTCATGCATTTGGTGGCAAAGTAACTAATGCAGGATGTGTTAGACATGGCAAGACAAGTCCAGTAAAGCATACAAATTCAGGATTGTTTCTAAATGTAAAAAATCCATTTAGAGCAACACGATACCACAGTTTGGTTGGAGATAAAACAAAAATTCCAGATGATCTAGAGGTAACTGCCACAGCTGACGATGATGGAGAAGTAATGGCAATTACACATAAAAAATACCTAATCCAAGGCGTACAATTTCATCCAGAATCAATTATGACGGAGAATGGCAAAAAGATTCTAGAGAATTTTATAAGTCAAGTGAAGGAGAAAAAATCACGTTCAAAATAG
- a CDS encoding anthranilate synthase component I family protein, whose product MDIFGNAQAKIIPLDLSENQFQIYNKISRNYSHSFLFESLTGPEVLAETSVMGFDPKIVLKGYSDKVEIISDGKTQTIQTTDPFLELKKILGKSDDQSYRYLGGAVGVVNYDAIRLVENIADSHDSKQPLMEFGIYDDGILYDNVHKKLFYFYHDENRFDKLIMGEDVFEEFHSSEVTPNMDKEKFSEIVNKAKKYIHDGDIFQVVLSRKFAFKNNGDHLTLYKTLRKLNPSPYMYHLKQGRKTIIGASPEMLVRITKDKVETFPIAGTRKITNDEKENKKLADELIHDEKELAEHTMLVDLGRNDIGRVCKYGTVHPESLMQIKRFSHVQHIVSHVIGNLDPKNDMFDAFQAVFPAGTVSGAPKVRAMEIIDELEPEARGPYAGAVGYFSYNGCCDFAIAIRSIFIEDNEGFIQSGAGIVSDSIAENEFRETEHKAGAMLQALREASK is encoded by the coding sequence GTGGACATCTTTGGAAATGCTCAAGCAAAAATAATACCCCTAGATTTATCTGAAAACCAATTTCAAATTTATAATAAAATCTCAAGAAATTACTCACATTCATTCCTGTTTGAGTCATTAACAGGTCCTGAGGTTTTGGCAGAAACCTCAGTGATGGGGTTTGATCCAAAAATAGTTCTCAAAGGATATTCAGACAAAGTTGAAATAATTTCGGATGGAAAAACACAAACGATTCAAACCACAGACCCATTTTTAGAACTAAAAAAAATATTAGGAAAATCAGATGATCAGAGTTACAGATACTTGGGAGGGGCAGTAGGAGTTGTGAACTATGATGCAATCAGACTAGTAGAAAATATTGCGGATTCACATGATTCAAAACAACCACTAATGGAGTTTGGAATTTATGACGATGGAATACTTTATGATAACGTACACAAAAAGTTATTCTATTTCTATCATGATGAAAATAGATTTGACAAATTAATAATGGGAGAAGATGTTTTTGAAGAATTTCATTCAAGTGAAGTGACTCCAAACATGGACAAAGAAAAGTTTTCTGAAATTGTGAATAAAGCAAAAAAATACATTCATGATGGAGATATTTTTCAGGTTGTATTGTCTAGAAAATTTGCATTCAAAAACAATGGAGACCATTTAACATTGTACAAAACACTACGAAAACTAAATCCATCCCCATACATGTATCATTTAAAACAAGGTAGAAAAACCATCATCGGCGCATCACCAGAAATGTTAGTTAGAATCACAAAAGACAAAGTAGAAACATTCCCGATTGCAGGAACTAGAAAGATTACCAATGATGAGAAAGAAAACAAAAAGTTGGCAGACGAATTAATTCATGATGAAAAAGAACTGGCAGAACATACAATGTTAGTAGATTTGGGCAGAAACGATATCGGAAGGGTTTGCAAATATGGCACAGTCCATCCAGAATCATTGATGCAGATAAAACGATTCAGTCATGTTCAGCACATAGTGAGTCATGTTATAGGCAATTTAGATCCTAAAAACGATATGTTTGATGCGTTTCAAGCAGTTTTTCCCGCAGGAACAGTTTCGGGAGCACCAAAGGTCAGAGCCATGGAAATTATTGATGAATTAGAACCTGAAGCAAGAGGCCCATATGCTGGTGCAGTAGGATATTTCTCATACAATGGTTGTTGTGATTTTGCAATTGCAATTAGAAGTATTTTCATTGAAGATAATGAAGGATTCATACAATCAGGGGCAGGAATTGTTTCAGATTCAATTGCTGAAAACGAATTCAGAGAAACAGAACATAAAGCAGGAGCCATGCTTCAAGCACTAAGAGAGGCATCAAAATGA
- a CDS encoding DUF6659 family protein, translating to MALLTAKEIKKLDDACLELSKDEKVRHVGIINEHGRLIAGGFKKGKSPLIKDEKISMTYMQMQLDFKMRKELDDVLGPIDYIASRRTKQLIISVPIGDNLILISAEPDADDKQIIKKAEELFDDITISTI from the coding sequence ATGGCATTGCTTACTGCTAAAGAAATTAAAAAATTAGATGATGCGTGTTTAGAACTATCTAAAGATGAAAAAGTAAGGCACGTAGGGATAATCAACGAACATGGGAGATTGATTGCAGGAGGATTCAAAAAAGGAAAGTCACCGTTGATCAAAGATGAGAAAATATCCATGACATACATGCAAATGCAGTTAGATTTTAAAATGAGAAAAGAGCTTGACGATGTTCTTGGACCAATTGACTATATTGCATCTAGAAGAACAAAACAATTGATCATAAGTGTCCCAATTGGAGATAATTTGATACTCATTTCAGCAGAACCGGATGCAGACGATAAGCAAATCATAAAAAAGGCGGAAGAATTGTTTGACGACATAACAATTTCCACAATTTAA
- the ggt gene encoding gamma-glutamyltransferase, whose protein sequence is MNLEKIENSFRSTTNKKSSFAKKGMVSSAFPDATKAGVEMLKKGGNAIDAACATALALGVCEPQASGLGGQSMGIVYFNGKSYAIDGSSRSPSLAHSSFYAKKKNRRLGYKSTTIPSTLSMIGFLHERYGRLEWQKIVSPSIHIAKKGYKITQLQHSLQQRELDNFHSIKSKSGAKYFLKDGLVPYDVGDRFIQDDLSETLSSIAEYGYRIFYHGKIAKKIAADMKKNHGLIQEEDLAYIPEPLIRKPISRKYRHVTVATLPPPAAGRTLLLTLMMLNHLPSKFLRSSKPSSYHFVAETFRKAFLHRLQRPFNRHTYDQIQDKLHLQRTFAKQMADSIHNSMDATLPMEDPDFGGEDTTHFSTMDDEGNAVGITQSIELAYGSKTAAEGLGFLYNNYMSAFEFNNPNHPYFIRPNAIPWTSVSPALIFNNSKLWMVVGSPGSQRIFSTITQFLSRIIDGDLSMDQAIERPRFHCSIGGTISIEDGGFRTEIIDYLKEMGYDISVKERYSFYHGAIHATMRLQTQDGFQGVAEVRRDGIAEGLN, encoded by the coding sequence TTGAATCTTGAAAAGATAGAAAATTCTTTTAGATCCACTACCAACAAAAAATCATCTTTTGCAAAAAAAGGCATGGTATCTTCCGCCTTTCCTGATGCTACAAAAGCTGGAGTAGAAATGCTAAAAAAAGGCGGAAATGCCATTGATGCGGCATGTGCTACGGCACTTGCATTGGGAGTATGTGAACCCCAAGCTTCTGGACTTGGAGGTCAGTCCATGGGAATCGTCTATTTCAATGGAAAATCATATGCGATAGATGGTTCTAGCCGATCTCCTTCTCTGGCACATTCATCATTTTATGCTAAAAAGAAAAACCGTCGTTTAGGATACAAATCTACAACAATTCCGAGCACTTTGTCTATGATAGGATTTTTACATGAAAGATATGGTCGTTTAGAATGGCAAAAGATTGTTTCTCCTTCGATCCACATTGCCAAAAAAGGATATAAAATTACACAACTTCAACATAGTTTACAGCAAAGAGAGTTGGATAATTTTCATTCAATTAAATCAAAATCTGGCGCAAAATATTTTCTAAAAGACGGGCTTGTTCCATATGATGTAGGGGATAGATTCATTCAGGATGATCTTTCTGAAACATTATCGTCTATAGCCGAATATGGATATCGTATTTTTTATCACGGAAAAATTGCAAAAAAAATTGCAGCAGATATGAAAAAAAATCATGGTTTAATTCAAGAAGAAGATTTAGCGTATATTCCAGAACCATTAATTCGAAAACCCATTAGTAGAAAATATCGTCATGTTACAGTTGCAACTTTACCTCCACCTGCAGCAGGTAGAACTTTACTTCTTACATTGATGATGTTGAATCACCTTCCTTCAAAATTTCTTAGAAGTTCAAAACCTAGCTCATACCACTTTGTTGCTGAGACATTCAGAAAAGCATTCTTGCATCGATTACAACGGCCATTTAATCGTCATACATATGATCAAATTCAGGATAAATTACATTTACAAAGAACTTTTGCAAAACAAATGGCTGATTCCATTCATAATTCTATGGATGCTACTTTGCCTATGGAAGATCCTGATTTTGGAGGCGAAGATACTACGCATTTTTCGACTATGGATGATGAAGGCAATGCCGTTGGCATAACACAATCAATAGAACTTGCATATGGCTCAAAAACTGCAGCTGAAGGTTTGGGATTTCTATATAATAATTACATGTCAGCGTTTGAATTTAACAATCCTAATCATCCTTATTTCATTAGACCAAATGCAATACCTTGGACATCTGTGTCTCCTGCATTGATTTTTAACAATTCTAAACTGTGGATGGTTGTGGGAAGTCCTGGAAGTCAGAGAATATTTTCTACAATAACTCAATTTCTGTCTAGAATCATTGATGGTGATTTATCAATGGATCAGGCAATTGAGCGACCAAGATTTCATTGTTCTATTGGTGGCACTATTAGTATAGAGGATGGGGGATTTAGAACTGAAATTATCGATTATCTTAAAGAGATGGGCTATGACATTTCTGTTAAAGAACGATATTCATTTTATCATGGTGCAATTCATGCAACAATGAGGCTGCAGACACAAGATGGATTTCAAGGAGTGGCAGAAGTAAGACGTGATGGGATCGCCGAGGGATTAAATTAG
- a CDS encoding N-formylglutamate amidohydrolase, producing MLSIPHGGRKKPIELDGHLCITNKDLFDDSDPFVIEIFDLGDKVQRVIKTNIARAFIDLNRSQDDLPPKNPDGLIKSSTCYAKPIYLDRKEPDPSLRTLLIELYYLPYHNSIQKNLDELKLQLCLDCHSMASFAPSISPDGKNNKRPKFCLSNNDGQTASEEMLELLASCISKSYEIDRNEISLNDPFHGGYITKTYGNNPVPWIQIEMNRDLYLSDPWFDQETLTVDLTRLQKLNEQFENSLNLFFKEFDGVDS from the coding sequence TTGTTATCTATTCCACATGGTGGAAGAAAGAAACCTATAGAACTTGATGGGCATTTATGCATTACAAATAAAGATCTTTTTGATGATTCTGATCCTTTTGTTATTGAAATATTTGATTTGGGAGATAAAGTTCAACGTGTAATTAAGACAAATATTGCTAGAGCGTTCATTGATCTTAATCGTTCACAAGACGATTTACCACCAAAAAATCCTGATGGTTTAATTAAAAGTTCTACTTGCTACGCAAAACCGATTTATCTTGATAGAAAGGAACCTGATCCTTCTCTGAGAACTTTGCTAATTGAATTATACTATCTTCCATATCATAATTCCATACAGAAAAATCTCGATGAGTTGAAATTACAATTATGTTTAGATTGCCATTCAATGGCATCATTTGCACCCAGCATTTCTCCAGATGGCAAGAATAACAAAAGACCGAAATTTTGTCTGTCAAATAATGATGGGCAAACCGCATCTGAAGAAATGCTGGAGTTATTGGCTTCGTGTATTTCTAAGTCTTATGAAATTGATAGAAATGAAATCTCCTTAAATGATCCATTTCATGGTGGTTATATTACAAAAACATATGGAAATAATCCTGTTCCGTGGATTCAAATTGAGATGAATAGAGATTTGTATTTATCCGATCCTTGGTTTGATCAAGAAACACTTACTGTAGATTTGACACGTTTACAAAAACTAAATGAACAATTTGAAAATTCGTTAAATCTATTCTTTAAAGAATTTGATGGAGTGGATTCTTGA
- a CDS encoding SHOCT domain-containing protein → MVTENKKSESSDKMIKKKQEKVMDTIAKNYVQTLEHTKNLGKESLGKISEVGLTGTAFLKSKPYWESLKHNSQKIKEKTLEHGAEFKKNSPKFYKKISSGFFYFFESIIGRIKIGTQYGTPSLEILERLAKLKELGILTEEEFTNKKKKILDRI, encoded by the coding sequence ATGGTGACTGAAAACAAAAAATCTGAAAGTTCTGATAAGATGATTAAGAAAAAACAAGAAAAGGTAATGGATACTATAGCAAAAAACTATGTCCAAACTTTAGAACATACAAAAAACTTGGGAAAAGAATCTTTGGGAAAAATATCTGAAGTAGGTTTAACAGGAACAGCATTTCTAAAATCAAAACCTTACTGGGAATCTCTGAAACACAACTCACAAAAAATTAAAGAAAAAACTTTGGAACATGGTGCAGAATTTAAAAAAAATAGCCCTAAATTTTACAAGAAAATTAGTAGTGGATTTTTTTATTTCTTCGAGTCAATAATAGGAAGAATCAAAATCGGTACCCAATATGGAACTCCTAGTCTTGAAATATTAGAAAGGCTGGCCAAACTCAAAGAACTTGGAATCCTTACAGAAGAAGAGTTTACAAATAAAAAGAAAAAAATCCTAGATAGAATCTGA
- a CDS encoding PRC-barrel domain-containing protein translates to MADENTHFSKYFSLPQFIGKSVFDSKGRDCGKIKSVLVDPQKFSISGVIVKKRLSKEYFLSRDYFEEINDSGLSLNTVPIKPGDKVADIDGKNIGKIIQINLNPDTNKLESLEIKSRFRSEIISSDRIVAVGEKIKIKSL, encoded by the coding sequence ATGGCTGACGAGAATACGCACTTTTCAAAATATTTTTCCCTTCCACAATTTATTGGAAAATCTGTCTTTGATAGTAAAGGGCGTGATTGTGGAAAGATAAAATCTGTATTGGTTGATCCACAAAAATTTTCAATATCTGGAGTAATAGTGAAAAAAAGATTGTCAAAAGAATATTTTTTATCTCGAGACTATTTTGAAGAAATCAATGATTCTGGACTCAGTTTAAACACGGTTCCGATAAAACCTGGAGATAAAGTTGCAGACATTGATGGAAAAAATATCGGCAAGATAATTCAAATCAATCTTAATCCTGATACGAACAAACTGGAATCTCTGGAGATAAAATCTCGATTCAGATCAGAAATAATCTCTTCTGATAGAATTGTTGCAGTTGGTGAAAAAATCAAAATTAAATCCCTTTAA
- a CDS encoding Lrp/AsnC ligand binding domain-containing protein, protein MQAYVLINCNTGSETTLISELKELPEIIEINGVWGKYDIFIKISTADPNGVEQIVKRLRNHPDIVDTYTMHVLYGQGGTIDNE, encoded by the coding sequence ATGCAAGCATACGTTCTGATAAATTGTAATACTGGTAGTGAAACTACACTAATTTCTGAACTTAAAGAATTACCTGAAATAATTGAAATTAATGGGGTGTGGGGGAAGTATGATATTTTTATAAAAATATCTACTGCAGATCCTAATGGAGTAGAGCAGATTGTCAAAAGACTTCGAAATCATCCTGATATTGTAGATACCTATACCATGCATGTTTTATATGGACAAGGCGGTACAATCGACAATGAATAA